Within Calditrichota bacterium, the genomic segment ATCCGTGCGGCGCTGAACCCCCACCACCACGGCATCTGAGAGGGTGGTTTGCAGCACCACCGCCCCAAAGGCGGTGGTCAGTCCCCCCATGAGCTCCAATCGCGCCGGAGCGTGGACGATGAATATGTCGCGGCGGGGCGCAAAGATCCCTCCAAAGGAGCGCTTCATGGTCTCAATGAAGGCCTTAACCTCAACAGGTGGTTTCTGCTTTCCTAACATTGGCTCCGCCGAATTGCCATCACCTTGCTTGTGGGCCCCTATTCCAGGCCCCTACTGAAGTTCAAATGTATCGCTGCGCGCCTCCTCACGACGGCAGCGGTACTTGTTGCTGCAGCCGCGCTGATGCGCGCCTCGATACCCATCTGCAAAGCGTCTCAGGGAAGCACGCCTTCTGGGGGCCCGACGCTTGCCTGGCGACCCTGGTGAGGCCTTTCCCAGCCAGTCTCACACCGGATTGGGCAAGTCGACGAACTCCACCTCCACACCGAACTCTTGGGCGATTTGCTCACCGAGCACCTTGATCCCCAATCGCTCGGTAGCATAGTGGCCGGCCGCCACAAAGTGGATGCGACTCTCCTTGGCCAAATGCATTGCCGCCTCCACCGGCTCGCCGGTGATGAAGCAGTGCAAGTCTAAATCGATCGCCTCTCGCAGACGCCACGCGCCACCGCCAGAGACTATGCCCACGGTCTCAACACTGGGCGGCCCGTAGTCGAAGATCAACGGATTGCTCTCGTACAGGATCTTGACCTTGTTGAATAGAACGCGCACATCTAACGGCTCGGAGTACCTCCCCCAGTAGCCGACCGTGGCGAAACGCTCCAAGGACATGAGACCCAAGGCACGCGCGGCCAGCGCGTTGTTGCCAAAGCTTGGATGGCCATCCAAGGGCAGATGGTAGGCGACCAGCGAGATGTCGTTCTCCAGCAGTACGGCCAGGCGCTTCTTCAGAAACCCTTTCACTGCTCTGCTGTCCTGGTCCCAGAAGAGTCCGTGGTGGACGATGACCATGTCGGCCCCTTTGGCTTGTGCCTGGCGGAAGAGCTCAAGCGAAGCAGACACGCCCGTGACAATCTTGCCGACGTGAGGCTTACCCTCGACCTGCAGACCCTGAGGGCAAGAGTCCGCATAGGACGCTGGCTCGAGAAGCTGGTTGAGATAGGCCACAAGTCGATCTCGCGCGACCACCTTTGGTTCTCCTTAGGCAATGCGTTGCTTTGCTGGTGAAAATGGCCGTGAGGCACGGGTCGGACTCAATGTCCTTTCGTGCCAACAGTAACTTGTCAACGCCCCATACACCGCTCA encodes:
- a CDS encoding Nif3-like dinuclear metal center hexameric protein; amino-acid sequence: MVARDRLVAYLNQLLEPASYADSCPQGLQVEGKPHVGKIVTGVSASLELFRQAQAKGADMVIVHHGLFWDQDSRAVKGFLKKRLAVLLENDISLVAYHLPLDGHPSFGNNALAARALGLMSLERFATVGYWGRYSEPLDVRVLFNKVKILYESNPLIFDYGPPSVETVGIVSGGGAWRLREAIDLDLHCFITGEPVEAAMHLAKESRIHFVAAGHYATERLGIKVLGEQIAQEFGVEVEFVDLPNPV